A window from Cotesia glomerata isolate CgM1 unplaced genomic scaffold, MPM_Cglom_v2.3 scaffold_14, whole genome shotgun sequence encodes these proteins:
- the LOC123273802 gene encoding ATP-dependent DNA helicase PIF1-like has protein sequence MNADQMKVFKKIKNNVLSDNTKLRLYVSGEGGTGKSFLINVIKRWIREELNLETVVTAHTGIAAFNINGLTIHRVFQLHVEHGFTPSYTQLSDNVLKALRDQLQNTTLFIIDEISMVSNITLIYIHLRLVEIFDIDDWFGGKHVVVFGDLLQLPPVHENPTYVTLSSEDAEKYVGSLCSVKLWTDLFCYEELRINMRQKTDNIYGQLLSRVRVASMTNDDIKLLEQRKIIIDPSLSYNEKLHEICNYIEKLPSDTVCLVPTCKQCDLINSVMTSKISSEEIILTARDHLDCNKSLIKKVSDTLNKIEDNASQSAGLAKTIIIKIGAKVMLRRNIDVTLGLVNGAIGTVKSVSKSIDGSEIQAINIDFGADTEYAIEKIKVKFQLFKRAFVVREQFPLCLSYAVTIHKS, from the coding sequence atgaACGCTGatcaaatgaaagtttttaaaaaaattaaaaataacgtattATCTGATAATACTAAATTGAGATTGTATGTTAGCGGAGAAGGTGGTACAGGAAAAAGTTTTCTAATCAATGTAATTAAACGTTGGATTAGAGAAGAATTGAATCTAGAAACGGTTGTAACAGCCCATACTGGTATTGCTGCTTTCAATATCAATGGATTGACTATACATCGAGTATTTCAATTGCATGTCGAACACGGCTTCACACCATCTTATACGCAATTATCTGACAATGTGCTAAAAGCATTACGTGATCAGCTACAAAACACAACGCTATTTATCATTGATGAGATATCAATGGTATCAAATATTACTCtgatatatatacatttaagactcgtagaaatttttgatatcgATGATTGGTTCGGAGGTAAACATGTTGTTGTTTTTGGAGATTTACTCCAACTCCCTCCTGTACATGAAAATCCAACTTATGTCACATTATCATCTGAAGATGCTGAGAAGTATGTTGGGTCATTGTGTAGTGTTAAGTTATGGACCGACTTATTCTGTTATGAAGAACTAAGAATTAATATGAGACAAAAaactgataatatttatgGTCAGCTGCTCTCTCGAGTACGAGTTGCTTCTATGACTAATGATGACATCAAATTATTAGAgcagagaaaaattattattgatccgTCTCTTTcgtataatgaaaaattacatgaaatatgtaattatattGAGAAATTGCCGTCAGATACAGTCTGTTTGGTACCTACCTGTAAGCAAtgtgatttaataaattcagtAATGACGAGTAAAATTTCTTCTGAAGAAATTATACTAACGGCTCGTGACCACTTAGATTGCAATAAATCGTTGATCAAAAAAGTATCTgacactttaaataaaatagaagatAATGCTAGTCAATCAGCTGGACTTgctaaaactataataataaaaattggtgCGAAAGTTATGTTACGTcgaaatattgatgttactCTTGGTCTAGTAAATGGTGCTATAGGAACAGTTAAATCAGTCTCCAAGTCGATTGATGGGAGTGAAATACAAGCTATCAATATAGACTTTGGTGCAGATACCGAATACGCTATTGAGAAgattaaagtcaaatttcaattatttaaaagagcTTTTGTTGTAAGAGAACAATTCCCATTATGCTTGAGTTATGCAGTGACTATTCATAAGAGTTAA